The following is a genomic window from Adhaeribacter radiodurans.
GGTATCGGGCCCAATTAAAGATTCCACGTAAAGTACATCCCGGTAAGCTGGATTTTTAGTACTGGTGCTGGCCCAAAGTAAACGCTGCGGTTTCGCTCCTTTTTCGGCCAAGGCCTTAAATCGGGCAGATTGGAATACTTCTTTATAAATCTGGTATGCCATTTTCGCGCTAGCAATGGCTGTTTTTCCGAGCAGTTGCTTTGCTGTTTCGGCTTTATCGGTGCTTTTGTTTGCTAATTTTTCCAGTTTAGGGTCTACCAGAGCATCAATCCGGCTCAAAAAGAAACTGGCTACGGAAGCTACTTTATCAATTGGTTCACCTTTTTTAGCCCGTTGTTCCAGACCAGCAACGTAGGCTTCGGCAACTTGCCGGTATCGTTCCAGGCTAAATAAAAGCGTTACGTTTACATTAATGCCTTCGCTGATTAACTGGGTAATTGCCGGTAATCCTTCGGAAGTACCGGGTACTTTAATCATTACATTTGGCCGGTTTAGGGTTTGCCAAGAAGACTGAGCTTCTTTTATAGTACCGGCTGTATCCATCGCCAGAGTGGGCGAAACTTCCAGGCTTACATAGCCATCTAAGCCATGGGTTTGTTCGTAAACTCCTTTAAAAGTATCAGCCGCATTTTGCACATCTTCAATTGCTACAGCCAAAAAAATTTCTTCGGTAGATTTGCCTGATTGCGCTAGAGTTTTAATCGCCTCCCAATAATCGTCGCTGCGGGCAATAGCTTCTTCAAAAATAGCCGGGTTAGAAGTAACGCCCCGTAGGTCGTCATCGTCAATGAGTTTTTTTAATTCGCCGGATGCAATAAATTTCCGACGGATATAGTCTAGCCAGATACTCTGACCAAACGATGAGATTTGAGCAAGAGAACTTTTCATGATTTATTCTTTTTTTCTAAGGCTATTACTTTATCTAAACGCCGTTGAAAGCGCTCTTCTTTTAAAAACTGCGCTTTCAAAAAAGACTGCACAATTTCCCAGATGAGCATGGGGCCGATTACCCGTCCGCCTATGCAAAGTAAATTCAGGTCGTCGTGTTCTACTCCCTGGTGGGCCGAGTAGCTCTCCGTAATTAAAGCGGCTCTAACACCCGGGAATTTATTGGCTGCCACCGATACGCCTACTCCGCTCCCGCAAATGGCAATTCCCCGTTCTACTTCCTGCCTGGCAACAGCTTGCGCCAAAGGAATAATAATATCCGGGTAATCGTCATGGGCATCATATACATGTGCCCCGTAATCAGTAACATCGTAGCCGGCATCGCGCAATTGTTGTATTATTTTTTGCTTTTGTTCGAAACCAGCGTGATCGGCGGCAAGCCCTATTTTCATAATTATTTTAATTATTTAAAACCGCGCGCGCTTTTTCTACTACATTGGCTACAGTAAAACCAAATGCTTCCAACACTTTATCACCCGGACCAGATTCGCCATAACGGTCGATGCCTACTACAGCACCTTCAGAGGTAACGTATTTGTACCAGGCCATGGTAATGCCCGCCTCAGCAGCTACTCTCTTTTTAACGGATGGAGGTAATACTTCGTCGCGGTAAGCTTGATCTTGTTTTTCGAATAATTCCCAGGAAGGCATGCTCACTACCCGAGCTTTAATACCTTCTTTTTGCAGTTCGGCCTGAGCGCCCATTACTAATTGTACTTCTGAACCAGTTCCAATTAAAATAATATCCGGCGTTCCTTCAGAATCACTTAAAATATACGCGCCTTTCTCTACATTACGTGCCGGTGCATAACGCTCCCGATCAATAGTAGGTAATTTCTGGCGGGTAAGAATTAAGGCTACCGGACCTTTCATGCGGTTCATGGCAATCCGCCAGGCTTCTACCGTTTCATTGGCATCTGCCGGGCGAATAACGGTTAAATTAGGAATAGTGCGTAAAGCAGTTACGTGCTCAATAGGCTGGTGCGTAGGTCCATCTTCACCTACGGCAATACTATCGTGCGTGAAAACGTAGGTAACCGGTGCTTCGGTGAGAGCCGCTAACCGGATAGAACCGCGCATGTAATCGGAGAAGGTCAGGAACGTACCACCGTAAACCCGCACACCGCGGTGCGAAGCCATACCGTTTAGGATAGCGCCCATTCCGTGTTCCCGTACCCCAAACCAAATGTTGGTGTGATCATAGCTACCCGGCTGGAAGCTAACATCGCCTTTGGTAGGCATTTCGTTGGAACTTGCTAAATCCGCAGAACCACCAATTAACCAAGGCACTGTTTGCTTTAAGGCTTCTAAAGTTTTACCAGACGCCTGCCGGGTTGCCAGTGCTTCGCTGGGAGCAAAAACCGGTAAGTTGGCATCCCAGTTAGCAGGTAGCTCTCCTTGATAAGTTAGTTTTAATTGCTCGCCCTCGGTGGCATATTGCTTTTGATATTCTTCAAACTTACGTTGCCATTCGGCTTGTAATTTGGCTCCTCTTTGGCCAGGCTCCAGAAATTGCTCTTTTACTTCGCCCGGAACAAAGAAACTTTGGTTCGGATCGAAACCTAAATTTTCTTTGGCTTTTTTCAGGTTTTCGTCACCTAACGGATTGCCGTGCACTTTACTGGTGCCTTGCTGAGGGCTACCGTAGCCAATTATGGTTTTTACAGATATTATAGAAGGACGTTCGGTTTCTTCCTGCGCTGCGCGGATGGCTTGGTCAATGGCTTCAACATCGTTGCCATCTTTTACTTGCTGCACGTGCCAGCCATACGCCTCGAAACGGGCCATTACATTTTCGGTAAAAGCCAGACTGGTTGGGCCATCCAGCGAAATATCGTTATCGTCGTACAGGTAAATAAGCTTACCCAGCTTCAGGTGACCGGCCAACGAAGCAGCTTCAGCAGCTACTCCTTCCATTAAATCGCCGTCGCTTACAATACAATAAGTAAAATGATCGATTAACGGGAAATCGGGACGATTATATTTGGTGGCTAAAAAGGCTTCGGCCATTGCTATACCAACGCCATTACCAAATCCCTGGCCCAACGGACCAGTAGTTACTTCTATCCCGGGAGTTTGAAAAGACTCGGGGTGACCCGGTGTTTTAGAACCAATTTGCCGGAAGTTTTTAATTTCTTCTAAAGGCAAATCATACCCATACAAATGCAATAAGCTATACAACAACGCAGAACCATGCCCAGCTGAAAGAATAAAGCGGTCGCGATTTTGCCAATGCGGATCCTGCGGGTTAAACCGGAGAAAACGCGACCAGAGTACATAAGCCATTGGGGCGGCTCCTAAAGGTAAACCAGGGTGTCCTGAGTTTGCTTTCTGTACCATATCGGCAGAAAGAAAACGGATGGTGTTAATGCTGAGCTCATCGAGCTGGGTTATTGTTTCGGTGGAATTTTGTTCAGCCATGTTAAATAGAAAAATAATATAAAGTCAAAAAATACGTTTTAACGTTAAGCAAATGCTTTCGGATGAAATATCAAGTTATTTTGCTGTTAACCAATAATTACCGATTTAAGTAAAAGTATTACTCCTACTTATCTTAAGGTTTCTTACCCGTTAGCAGTAAAATAGTTGTAAACTTAAAACTAATGTTGAACAAATCAGCAGTTCTGGTACTGAAATAGTTATTTAAGATTGATTACTCATAAGGCGATGGACTAACTGACGTCCAGCCACCATCAATAATCAGGGTTTGTCCGGTAATATGACGGGCTTTTTCCGACACCAGGAAAACTGCCGCGTGGGCAATATCAGCGGGAGATGCCGGCCGCCCCATGGGAGTAATAGTTGACCAGGTATTTTCGTAGTTTAAATCTTCGGCGGTTCTTTCGGTAAGGGTGGCGCCCGGTGCAACTGCATTCACGGTAATGCCATAAGCCGATAATTCTACCACCAGGTTCTTGGCCAACATTTCCAGGGCGGCTTTGGTCATGCCATAGGCGGCCAGGTTTTTGTGCGCCTGATGCCCGGTAACCGACGACATAAATAAGATACTACCACCCGTTTGCTGTTTAATAATTTGCTGGGCAACTGCCTGAGCTAAAAAGAAGGACCCGCGCAAGTTTAATTCCATTACCTGCTGCAAAGCTTCGGGAGTATAAGTTAGAAAATCACCAAAAAGCGTAATACCCGCATTAGCTATGGCTATAGTAACCCTACCAAAGTGTTCTACTGCTTTGCGCACTAATTCTCTTATAAAAGAAACATCAGCCGCGTTACCCGCTACTCCTAAACAGCAATCTGTAAATTCATTATTTAATTGGTTCATAGCCTTTTCGGTTAGGGCCGGATCGGCATCGTTCAAAACAATTGCTACACCTTGGCGAGCTAGCTCCCGGCAAATAGCAAATCCTATACCTTGGCCTGCCCCGGTTACAATAGCCACTTGCTGTTTTACATTTTTGTTTTCGAGCATAGTAAAAGGAATAATCAACTTAATTGATAAAGTTATATTTCTTTAAATAATCTTCTTCCGGCAACTTAGCCTTAATTAGCTAAAAACCTGAACAGGTAACCTACTTTCTAAAAATTACGCTCCGTTCCCCTTGGATACCTTTAGCTGAGGCTACAGTTATCTTGGGCGGAAATACGTATTTCTCCGGGATAAAACCAAATTCCAATAGTAGGTTGCGGATGAATAGCAAGAATTTCATTGGGCGTTTTACATTAATCGCAAACTTGTATAATTCAATGGGCCGGCCCACAATATTCTTTACTCAAGAAAGATATTTTAACAGGTACTTATCAATAAAAATCAGGTCGGTTTAACTAGAAGAGGTACGTTTAATATTTTAAACTTATTTGCCTGCATCATGAAGTCTATTGGAGGTTTAGGCTTTAAGAAATTGCTTTAATTTTAAATGTGGCCTTAAACAAGAAAAGTATAGTACTTTACATAGAGAATTAACAATATTTCATAATCGCGTTCTCTTAGAAATGTTAAAATAACAAAACTACTATATATTTACTACCGTAATGCAAGAGCAATACAAACATTAATCAATCTTATTAACTGCTAAAAACCAACAACACCTATGGCCACCAACTATAGCACAATTAAAGAAGTTTCTAATCTTAATCATTCCTCGGTTTCAGCTAATGCTGTTCTGTTAGTGAAAGCCGAAGAATCGCTTATTCAACTAAGTTGGGTAAAGTCGCCTGCTCCTGACGAATTAATCGAGTGCGCTCATTTAGTTAGTGAGTTAATAAAAGGAAACAATTTACTTTATTTCTTGCACGACCTTCGAAATGTAAACTATGTAGATATAAATTTACAAAGATGTTTAACCAAAGATTTTTGCCCGCAAATTCTGGAAGCTGGTATTACCAAATTGGTGCATTTAGCCCATTATGCGCTCCCTGAATTAATGATAATTGATCAGATTACTGATTATCTGAAGAGCAAAGTAGTTACTGATAAAAACGTTAAATTAGAAATCTGTACCACTCCTGAAGGTGCTATGGATTGGTTAAGCAATGTTGCTGCTCAAACAGCTGGCTCTTCGGTTAAAATACAAGTTAAAGAAGCAGTAGCTGAGCAAGTAAGTTATAACTGGACCGTTGCCGCTCAAATTAGCGCTTCCATTAAGCATTATAAAGAAAAAGCAGCTTTAGTTTTTGGAATATTAACCAAGCGCAAATCCTTTCTTTCTGATTTATAATATTTACTTTATTTCTTTTAATTAGAAAACAGAAAGAGAAAACCAAGCAGGTTTTCTCTTTCTGTTTTCAGACCATTTCATAAAAATAAAGCCCGTACTATTGATTAGAAGGTTTTTTATACTATTCTGCTCAAAAGAGTAATAGCAGGCTTTCTCTAAAACCTATATTATCCTAGGAAAGATTATATAGAAATCATTGTTTTCATATTTGTCCTCACTTTCTAGTTCCTAAAACACTATTCTACTTACTAAAAAAAGCTCGTTTAAACGAGTAGGCTCTAATATTCAATTTAAAAAATAGCCTTAGCTCTATTCTAGTATTTGAATAACTTTTTTTAATCATTAAGTCACCTTCAAAGCATAACCGCTTTTCTTTAAAAAGAATATTTTAGAAAGTTTTATATTCTTAATCAACTTATCGCTAGAGTAATCAGTATAAAATTACTTTTACGTTATCCTGCATTACCAGCGAAAATAAAAGTAAAAACTAGTTGTTGCGGGCTTTTATATACTGGCATGTTTTAAATTACCATGACCCCCAAACAGCGAACAAGCATTATTCTTATTTTAGGAGCTCTTGCTACGATCAGTCCTTTCTCGATTGATATGTACTTACCGGGTTTTCCGGCCATTGCCCAGGATTTAAACACTACTATCGACCAGATTCAATTATCCTTAACCAGTTACTTAATTGGTATTGCTATTGGTCAGTTATTATATGGCCCTTTATTAGATAGATTTGGTCGGAAGAAACCGCTTTATATTGGTTTAACTGTTTACATGCTGGCTTCAATTGGTTGTGCCTTTACGCACTCTGCCAATAATTTAATGATTATGCGGTTTATTCAGGCAATTGGGGGTTGTGCCGGTATGGTGGCAGCTTTGGCTCTGGTGCGCGACTTATTTCCGGTAAGTGAAATTGCCAAAGTACTTTCGCTGCAAACGCTAGTAATTAGTGTATCGCCTATGATTGCTCCTACCGTTGGCGGCTATGTTACGGCTGCATTTGGTTGGCAATCTATTTTTATGGTATTGGCCGCCATTGTGGGTTTAATTGTTCTGGGAATTTACTTTTTTTTACCAGCCGGCCGACCACCAGATAGTACTATGTCTTTATTGCCGGGCCCGGTATTAAGCAATTTTTATTCGGTCTTAAAAAATCCTCAATTCCTTACTTATTTGCTCGCCGGAGGAATAGGAGCCGCAGCGCCGTTTGCTTATATATCCGGTTCGCCGGATGTGTTCATGAATATTTATAAGGTAAGCGAACAAGAGTACGGGTGGATTTTTGCCTTTTTAGCGGCGGCTATGATTGGCTCTACCCAATTAAATACGCCTTTATTAAAACGTTTTTCCAGTGAACAACTCCTCACTTTTGCTTTATTTTGGCAAACGGGCATTGGTTTTTTGTTGGTAGCGGGTACGGTTTTGGGCTGGTACGATAAATTTAGCCTGATTATTTTAATATTTCTTTTCCTGGCCGGGCAAGGGTTAAATGTGCCTAACTCGTCGGCTCTTTCGCTGGCTCCTTTTGCCCGACAAGCAGGTAGCGCTTCGGCTTTATTAGGCTGTTTCCGGATGGGAATTGGCGCTGTGGCTTCGGCGGCGGTGAGTATATTACATAATCAAACAGTTTTACCTATGGTGGTGGTAATGGCTTTGTGCGCTTTTATAGCCGCCATTATTTTATTCATCGGCAAAAAACAAATTAACTTGCAGCCTCCCATACCTGGTTTAGAAGAAACGGAGTTGCAGGAAACCACGCAACCAGTACCCCTTCAGAAATAATTTCAGCTTTAATTCGTCAGAAATATGCACTATAAAGTATTAGGTAAATCAGACTTAAAAGTAAGTACCACCAGTTTTGGTTGTAAGTCTTTACCGGCAACTAATCCGGAAGAAAGCATTCAATTACTGCAACAAGCCTTTACCAACGGAATTAATTACTTTGATACCGCTGACTTGTACGATAAAGGAGAAAATGAAAAATTAGTTGGACAAGCCTTTCGGGAAAATCGCCATCAAGTAATTATTGCTACTAAAGTAGGAAACCAATGGCGTACGGATGGCAGTGGTTGGGATTGGAACCCCCGCAAAGAATATATTTTAAAAGCCGTAGAAGGCAGCCTGCAACGACTACAAACCGATTACCTTGATTTATACCAACTGCACGGTGGCACCCTCGACGACCCCATTGATGAAACCATTGAGACATTTGAGTTACTGAAACAACAAGGTAAAATCCGGAATTATGGTATATCTTCTATCCGACCAAATGTTATCCGGGAATACATAAAACGGTCGAATATTGTGAGCGTAATGATGCAGTATAGTTTACTGGACCGTCGCCCCGAAGAAACTGTATTAGATTTATTACAGGAAAATCAAATTGGAGTTGTTACCCGGGGTAGTCTGGCTCAAGGATTATTAGCGGGTAAACCGCCTAAAACTTACCTCGGCTATTCGGAACAAGAAGTAAAAAAAGTAATTGAAGCTATACAAAACCTGGTTACAGACAATCTATCAATGGCTGATGTGGCCGTTCAATACGTGTTGCATCATCCGGCGGTAGCTTCTACTGTTTTAGGTATTCGAACTCAAACCCAATTGCAAGAAGCCTTATATATCCCGAACGCGGAAGCGCTATCAAATAACAATCTTAATTTTTTGCAGCAATCCCTCCATCCTCTCCTTTATGAACAGCACCGCTAAACAATAACGCGGATGAACTTACAATTTGAAGCAAAAAAGAAGAGAGTAGTTAACATTTAAGGCTTAGCCAAATTAATTTCTTACTTCTAAAAAATTTTCCTCTACAATAAATATAATGCTTAGCTAAATATTTTAGATTTTGCTAAATTTTTAATAAAAACTTATATCTATTTTTTAACATCTCTGCTTCAATCAACAGGGTAAAATAAAGCAAAATATAAATTTAACATTCCGGAGGATTTATAATATTTTTTGTTTAAATCCTAAAATATTAATTGGGTTTAGAATAAAAAAGCTCTACTATAGGCCAGAACAGGCTTCATTTATCTTGCTCCAAGCAGGCAAGTCATTTACAACTTGCATTTTACCTCTA
Proteins encoded in this region:
- the tal gene encoding transaldolase gives rise to the protein MKSSLAQISSFGQSIWLDYIRRKFIASGELKKLIDDDDLRGVTSNPAIFEEAIARSDDYWEAIKTLAQSGKSTEEIFLAVAIEDVQNAADTFKGVYEQTHGLDGYVSLEVSPTLAMDTAGTIKEAQSSWQTLNRPNVMIKVPGTSEGLPAITQLISEGINVNVTLLFSLERYRQVAEAYVAGLEQRAKKGEPIDKVASVASFFLSRIDALVDPKLEKLANKSTDKAETAKQLLGKTAIASAKMAYQIYKEVFQSARFKALAEKGAKPQRLLWASTSTKNPAYRDVLYVESLIGPDTVNTVPMETLNAFRDHGQPAARLEEGTDDARNSLAQLAELGIDLAAVTQQLEEEGIQKFIKPFTSLMGVLEEKRKEAATL
- a CDS encoding RpiB/LacA/LacB family sugar-phosphate isomerase: MKIGLAADHAGFEQKQKIIQQLRDAGYDVTDYGAHVYDAHDDYPDIIIPLAQAVARQEVERGIAICGSGVGVSVAANKFPGVRAALITESYSAHQGVEHDDLNLLCIGGRVIGPMLIWEIVQSFLKAQFLKEERFQRRLDKVIALEKKNKS
- the tkt gene encoding transketolase, producing MAEQNSTETITQLDELSINTIRFLSADMVQKANSGHPGLPLGAAPMAYVLWSRFLRFNPQDPHWQNRDRFILSAGHGSALLYSLLHLYGYDLPLEEIKNFRQIGSKTPGHPESFQTPGIEVTTGPLGQGFGNGVGIAMAEAFLATKYNRPDFPLIDHFTYCIVSDGDLMEGVAAEAASLAGHLKLGKLIYLYDDNDISLDGPTSLAFTENVMARFEAYGWHVQQVKDGNDVEAIDQAIRAAQEETERPSIISVKTIIGYGSPQQGTSKVHGNPLGDENLKKAKENLGFDPNQSFFVPGEVKEQFLEPGQRGAKLQAEWQRKFEEYQKQYATEGEQLKLTYQGELPANWDANLPVFAPSEALATRQASGKTLEALKQTVPWLIGGSADLASSNEMPTKGDVSFQPGSYDHTNIWFGVREHGMGAILNGMASHRGVRVYGGTFLTFSDYMRGSIRLAALTEAPVTYVFTHDSIAVGEDGPTHQPIEHVTALRTIPNLTVIRPADANETVEAWRIAMNRMKGPVALILTRQKLPTIDRERYAPARNVEKGAYILSDSEGTPDIILIGTGSEVQLVMGAQAELQKEGIKARVVSMPSWELFEKQDQAYRDEVLPPSVKKRVAAEAGITMAWYKYVTSEGAVVGIDRYGESGPGDKVLEAFGFTVANVVEKARAVLNN
- a CDS encoding SDR family NAD(P)-dependent oxidoreductase, with product MLENKNVKQQVAIVTGAGQGIGFAICRELARQGVAIVLNDADPALTEKAMNQLNNEFTDCCLGVAGNAADVSFIRELVRKAVEHFGRVTIAIANAGITLFGDFLTYTPEALQQVMELNLRGSFFLAQAVAQQIIKQQTGGSILFMSSVTGHQAHKNLAAYGMTKAALEMLAKNLVVELSAYGITVNAVAPGATLTERTAEDLNYENTWSTITPMGRPASPADIAHAAVFLVSEKARHITGQTLIIDGGWTSVSPSPYE
- a CDS encoding multidrug effflux MFS transporter, producing MTPKQRTSIILILGALATISPFSIDMYLPGFPAIAQDLNTTIDQIQLSLTSYLIGIAIGQLLYGPLLDRFGRKKPLYIGLTVYMLASIGCAFTHSANNLMIMRFIQAIGGCAGMVAALALVRDLFPVSEIAKVLSLQTLVISVSPMIAPTVGGYVTAAFGWQSIFMVLAAIVGLIVLGIYFFLPAGRPPDSTMSLLPGPVLSNFYSVLKNPQFLTYLLAGGIGAAAPFAYISGSPDVFMNIYKVSEQEYGWIFAFLAAAMIGSTQLNTPLLKRFSSEQLLTFALFWQTGIGFLLVAGTVLGWYDKFSLIILIFLFLAGQGLNVPNSSALSLAPFARQAGSASALLGCFRMGIGAVASAAVSILHNQTVLPMVVVMALCAFIAAIILFIGKKQINLQPPIPGLEETELQETTQPVPLQK
- a CDS encoding aldo/keto reductase, with the translated sequence MHYKVLGKSDLKVSTTSFGCKSLPATNPEESIQLLQQAFTNGINYFDTADLYDKGENEKLVGQAFRENRHQVIIATKVGNQWRTDGSGWDWNPRKEYILKAVEGSLQRLQTDYLDLYQLHGGTLDDPIDETIETFELLKQQGKIRNYGISSIRPNVIREYIKRSNIVSVMMQYSLLDRRPEETVLDLLQENQIGVVTRGSLAQGLLAGKPPKTYLGYSEQEVKKVIEAIQNLVTDNLSMADVAVQYVLHHPAVASTVLGIRTQTQLQEALYIPNAEALSNNNLNFLQQSLHPLLYEQHR